Proteins encoded by one window of Hippoglossus hippoglossus isolate fHipHip1 chromosome 15, fHipHip1.pri, whole genome shotgun sequence:
- the LOC117775920 gene encoding uncharacterized protein LOC117775920, with protein sequence MERPLSVLVALVLVSFCEGGNTPESCLGKPCPEYQLVNKTQDFEERLYVATSWITTTVKTNNGLGVMAANSKLKNYCKKHNHASQDVPIRVDTWPALLTINQEGSLSWFIPPGPMPNITDESIRLETRPEATVYVRVFARAQDLKTGRDTAKELRDALTKAGKTYDLHTFSGAAYGNYLSSDYHNEVWIYAA encoded by the exons ATGGAGCGACCACTGTCTGTGCTTGTAGCTCTTGTCCTGGTGTCATTCTGCGAAGGTGGGAACACTCCAGAATCTTGTCTTGGCAAACCATGTCCTGAGTACCAATTGGTTAATAAAACCCAG GATTTCGAGGAGCGTCTATATGTTGCCACAAGCTGGATTACCACCACAGTCAAAACGAACAACGGACTAGGTGTCATGGCTGCAAACTCGAAGCTGAAAAATTACTGCAAGAAACACAACCATGCAAGCCAAG ATGTTCCGATCCGTGTAGACACCTGGCCTGCACTGCTCACCATTAATCAGGAGGGTTCCCTGTCCTGGTTTATTCCTCCTGGTCCCATGCCTAACATCACTGATGAATCCATCAGACTGGAAACAAGACCTGAGGCCACTGTCTACGTCAG GGTGTTTGCTCGAGCTCAAGACCTTAAGACTGGTAGGGATACTGCAAAGGAGCTGCGTGATGCCTTGACCAAAGCTGGGAAAACATATGATCTCCATACTTTCTCTGGGGCTGCCTATGGAAATTACTTATCTTCGGATTACCACAATGAGGTCTGGATCTATGCTGCCTGA